One region of Alosa sapidissima isolate fAloSap1 chromosome 1, fAloSap1.pri, whole genome shotgun sequence genomic DNA includes:
- the ncstn gene encoding LOW QUALITY PROTEIN: nicastrin (The sequence of the model RefSeq protein was modified relative to this genomic sequence to represent the inferred CDS: inserted 1 base in 1 codon; deleted 2 bases in 2 codons) translates to MGPGFAKWIITVAFCWFIQIASGNSVEQKIYVELNNTVPCVRLLNATHQMGCQSSISGNTGVLHLLETDSDLDIILNNGLHAPYMVLMDASFFNSAVMMRMKNSTRVAGVAVVIPNSSPVQGFSPHNKCPNQYTGVYTYGPRLADCNGTVWNPLGNGLSFEDFKFPIFSMNDDNQTAVIRKVCPLCHNMGVNGSAPAYPLCALQLFSHMHAVTSTATCMRRNDIQNNYSLNPETVCDPLGDYNVWAPLHPINTTAKGHKANESVVVAATRMDGRTFFWDVATGAXGTVAGIVALLAASQALKTTAEQAPPPRNILFTFFQGETFDYIGSSKMVYDMDNNNFVIDMENVHSVLEIGQVGLRRGSELWMHTDPVSRRNNISVNQEVGNILKGMTSAGAELGLSLAEPTATQALPPSSFQRFLLSRAVPGVVLADHQSAFNNKYYESVYDNADYLNVSYPPDLTPEEQLEYVTDIARALTNVSTLVARSLYLQAGGEESQLENISADSKIVTQLLYGFLIQSNNSYFRSLTNPEDKLLLEARAPQYYVGVPISANTIKPSTRIVQYLLANYLGNSTGLNQSKCQDPSGLPEESKELYSYLWVRGANGSEAAPFCVRSTVRRTLAISPAFELKQYDSRTYSTWTESRWKLIRARIFLVASHDLEMLTLGVGIAVLLLSLLVTYFLSTKAELLFAPAQESTGSAY, encoded by the exons ATGGGCCCCGGTTTTGCTAAATGGATAATAACAGTGGCATTTTGCTGGTTCATTCAAA TTGCAAGCGGTAACTCTGTGGAGCAGAAGATCTATGTAGAGTTGAATAACACGGTGCCATGCGTTCGCCTGCTCAACGCGACACATCAGATGGGCTGCCAGT CCTCCATATCAGGAAACACTGGAGTTCTCCATTTGTTGGAGACTGATTCAGATCTGGATATAATACTGAATAACGGCCTTCATGCACCCTACATGGTACTCATGGATGCTTCATTCTTCAACAG CGCCGTCATGATGCGGATGAAGAACTCCACCCGAGTGGCGGGAGTTGCCGTGGTGATCCCCAACTCCAGCCCTGTTCAGGGATTCTCCCCTCACAACAAGTGCCCCAATCagtacacaggtgtgt ACACCTATGGTCCTCGGCTGGCAGACTGTAATGGAACAGTGTGGAATCCTCTGGGCAATGGACTGTCTTTTGAGGACTTCAAATTCCCCATATTCTCC ATGAACGACGACAACCAGACTGCAGTCATCCGCAAGGTatgccctttgtgt CATAATATGGGGGTGAATGGGAGTGCGCCAGCGTACCCCCTGTGTGCCCTGCAGCTCTTCTCCCACATGCACGCCGTCACCAGCACCGCCACCTGCATGAGACGCAACGACATCCAGAACAACTACAGCCTCaacccag AGACTGTCTGTGATCCACTGGGGGATTAT AATGTTTGGGCTCCTCTCCATCCAATCAATACCACAGCGAAGGGACATAAGGCCAATGAGAGCGTGGTTGTCGCAGCAACCAGG atGGATGGCAGAACATTCTTCTGGGATGTTGCCACGGGTG GAGGGACCGTGGCCGGAATCGTTGCCCTCTTGGCCGCATCCCAAGCTCTCAAAACTACGGCTGAACAAGCCCCACCACCTCGGAACATCCTCTTCACCTTCTttcaaggg GAGACCTTTGACTACATTGGGAGCTCCAAAATGGTGTATGACATGGACAACAATAATTTTGTAATCGATATGGAAAATGTGCACTCAGTCCTGGAAATcggacag gtgggcCTGCGGAGAGGTTCAGAACTGTGGATGCACACTGACCCAGTCTCCCGGAGGAATAACATCAGCGTCAATCAAGAG GTGGGGAATATTTTGAAAGGCATGACTTCTGCTGGTGCAGAGCTTGGTCTCTCCTTGGCTGAGCCCACTGCCACTCAGGCCCTCCCACCCTCCTCCTTCCAGCGCTTCCTCCTGTCTCGGGCTGTCCCAGGTGTGGTCTTGGCTGACCACCAATCGGCTTTCAACAACAA GTACTATGAAAGTGTGTATGACAATGCAGACTACCTGAACGTTAGCTATCCTCCTGACCTCACCCCAGAGGAGCAGCTGGAGTATGTCACTGACATCGCTCGG gcattGACCAACGTGTCAACACTAGTGGCTCGTTCTTTGTATCTCCAGGCGGGAGGGGAGGAGTCTCAGCTGGAGAATATCAGCGCGGACTCTAAGATA gTGACCCAGTTGCTGTATGGTTTTCTGATCCAGTCTAATAACAGCTATTTTAGATCACTGACCAACCCTGAAGATAAATTACTTCTGG AGGCTCGGGCTCCGCAGTACTACGTGGGTGTGCCCATCTCGGCCAACACCATTAAGCCTTCCACGAGGATAGTCCAGTACCTGCTGGCCAACTACCTGGGCAACTCCACCGGCCTCAACCAGTCCAAGTGCCAGGACCCATCTGGTCTGCCTGAAGAGAGCAAAGAG cTGTACTCCTACCTGTGGGTGCGGGGGGCCAACGGCTCCGAGGCTGCGCCGTTCTGTGTGCGCTCCACGGTGCGCCGGACGCTGGCCATCTCGCCAGCCTTTGAGCTCAAGCAGTATGACTCCCGCACCTACTCCACGTGGACTGAGTCCCGCTGGAAGCTCATCCGCGCCCGCATCTTCCTGGTGGCCAGCCACGATCTCGAG